A window from Hemibagrus wyckioides isolate EC202008001 linkage group LG19, SWU_Hwy_1.0, whole genome shotgun sequence encodes these proteins:
- the LOC131370098 gene encoding myelin-associated glycoprotein-like encodes MKSVKKLIIIYSLFQAVLCREFSITLPESVEALRGLCVLIPCRFQIEEQYDKDLQRDSTGIWLLNGIDGNSNKVFNSKVTTENKIEGEIIGDLLMKNCTTIFYNISERDRGKYYFRLEATGSLKYNYRSPVSLRVRDSPIRPSITLYKEDQGEVEDQNEVVEGTSVSLICSAPSAPCLLNPPTFTWNFLPEERRQEQNHNTSFSSSQLNFNATHLHHGLTFTCTTTYQLQNQNKSAQSSRTLHVLYGPRNTSVSVSPSASVLLGSSVSLSCSSDANPAVLNYIWYRENGEQIGTGNHLTINTTDSTHRGLYYCRAQNQHGDHNSSVVLDVQYGPRNTSVSVSPSASVLLGSSVSLSCSSDANPAVLNYTWYRENGEQIGTGNHLTINTTDSTHRGLYYCRAQNQHGDHNSSVVLDLQYAPQVSSSSSCNSMQDMIMCSCEVHGNPSPKLDWRLSGQTLSSSEATNISLESVGDTGLRSLISIQKSVNGVHTLQCVGANELGVASLFLSFMNKAPCSDKGSGVDVPSVLIGAAVGASVMMMLCGVFLCVRKATPSQSGQEEEARRSMVDNQEEDEDSVYANKTVLSESLHYSTIVFPNGAGSEIRGLSKLTAEYANIGHASNHQTMEGATGSAFKEVQEENNINTDSEKMCEEEVTYGNITRQPMMEQTPSDLGENGNNEIKQLQIEERDSEHLKQSDEAEGF; translated from the exons ATGAAATCGGTGAAGAAGCTCATCATCATTTACTCTCTATTTCAAG ctgtGTTGTGTAGAGAATTCTCCATCACTCTACCAGAGAGTGTAGAAGCTCTGAGAGGACTCTGTGTTCTCATACCCTGCAGATTTCAGATTGAAGAACAATACGATAAAGACCTCCAGAGAGATTCTACAGGAATCTGGTTATTAAACGGCATTGATGGTAACAGTAATAAAGTCTTTAACTCTAAAGTAACTACAGAGAACAAGATTGAAGGTGAAATTATAGGAGATCTCCTCATGAAGAACTGCACCACCATCTTCTACAAcatcagtgagagagacagaggaaaatATTACTTTAGATTAGAGGCTACTGGATCTCTAAAATACAATTATAGATCACCAGTATCTCTAAGAGTGCGAG ACTCTCCAATCAGACCCTCAATAACACTGTATAAGGAGGATCAGGGGGAGGTGGAGGACCAGAATGAGGTGGTGGAGGGAACTTCAGTGAGTCTCATTTGCTCTGCTCCATCTGCTCCATGTCTCTTAAATCCTCCCACTTTTACATGGAACTTCCTGCCTGAGGAGAGAAGACAGGAGCAGAACCACAACACCAGCTTCAGCTCCTCTCAGCTGAACTTCAACGCTACTCACCTGCATCATGGACTCACTTTCACCTGCACCACCACCTACCAGCTCCAGAACCAGAACAAATCAGCACAGAGCTCTCGTACTCTACATGTTCTGT ATGGTCCTAGAAAcacatcagtatcagtgtctccATCTGCTTCAGTGCTTTTGGGCAGTTCAGTGTCTCTGAGTtgcagcagtgatgcaaacccagCAGTGCTGAACTACATCTGGTACAGAGAGAACGGAGAGCAGATAGGAACCGGAAACCatctcaccatcaacaccactgaTTCTACACACAGAGGTTTATACTACTGTAGAGCTCAAAACCAGCACGGAGATCACAACTCATCTGTGGTCCTGGATGTTCAGT ATGGTCCTAGAAAcacatcagtatcagtgtctccATCTGCTTCAGTGCTTTTGGGCAGTTCAGTGTCTCTGAGTtgcagcagtgatgcaaacccagCAGTGCTGAACTACACCTGGTACAGAGAGAACGGAGAGCAGATAGGAACCGGAAACCatctcaccatcaacaccactgaTTCTACACACAGAGGTTTATACTACTGTAGAGCTCAAAACCAGCACGGAGATCACAACTCATCTGTGGTCCTGGATCTTCAgt atgctCCTCAGgtctcttcctcctccagctgTAACAGCATGCAGGATATGATCATGTGTTCCTGTGAGGTTCATGGAAATCCATCTCCTAAACTGGACTGGAGACTCTCTGGTCAAACTCTCTCTTCATCTGAGGCCACAAACATCAGTCTGGAATCTGTGGGTGATACGGGTTTAAGAAGCTTAATCTCTATCCAAAAATCAGTTAACGGCGTTCACACTCTGCAGTGTGTTGGTGCCAATGAGCTGGGCGTTGCCTCACTCTTCTTGTCCTTTATGAACAAGGCTCCATGCTCTGATAAAG gTTCAGGTGTGGATGTTCCCTCAGTGCTGATTGGTGCTGCTGTTGGAGCTTCAGTAATGATGATGCTGTGTGGTGTATtcctgtgtgtaag GAAAGCGACTCCTTCCCAGTCTggacaagaagaagaagcaagACGCAGTATG GTGGATAAtcaggaggaagatgaagattCTGTTTATGCGAACAAGACGGTTTTATCAGAGTCACTTCATTACTCCACTATCGTGTTTCCAAACGGAGCGGGAAGTGAAATCAGAGGCCTTTCCAAGCTCACTGCTGAATACGCCAACATCGGCCACGCCTCCAACCATCAAACCATGGAGGGAGCTACAGGATCAGCCTTCAAGGAAGTCCAGGaagaaaacaatataaatacgGACAGTGAAAAGATGTGTGAAGAGGAGGTAACTTACGGAAACATCACACGTCAGCCTATGATGGAGCAAACTCCTTCTGATTTAGGTGAAAATggtaataatgaaataaaacaactgCAGATAGAAGAAAGAGATTCAGAACATCTGAAACAGTCAGATGAAGCTGAAGGTTTTTAA